The Labilibaculum sp. sequence ATAATAAAGATCAAACAATCAATTTTAAGCTAAAGAAAAACACATATTATCTACCCGATTTAATTGTTGCTAAAAGCGGTGAAATTCAAATTGATTCAATTTGTTACCTAGATCAATTTCCAAAGGTTAGAGATTCTTCGAAGATTAATGTTTGGCTTGTATGTGAGTTTTCGAATTTTAATCCATTGATTTCTAATTTACCTTCTGCGATTGGAGGTCTGAGAAATTCCTATGTAACATTAGTATCATCTTTAAATAGTAAAAGGAAACTGAGAAAATGTGAAGCAGAAGTGTATTTCGTAATTGATAAATTTGGACAAACTAAGCTCATTGATATTATTTGTGATGACAAGATAAATAAAGAATATTTGGCCAGATATATGGTTGATACGTTTAAATGGACTACTGCAAGATGGCGGGGGAGGCGAATTGATTCTAATTGGAGTCTCAAAATTATTTTTGAATAACTGCTGCTATATTGTTACGACTTTTTGTTTGGGGTAGTGCTTCAACGTATCCTCAATACTCTTCTCAACAGGAATAAACTCAAAATTTAAAGCCTCTTTTATTTTCTGGTTCGAGTAGTGTTTGATATTGTGAGCCGATCGCGCATTTTCTTTCGTGAAGCCAGCTGGTGTAAAAAGAAATATTTTTTTTAGGTAAGCAATTCTCCAGGCAATTTCGGTCATTTTGGGACTCGCATATTTTGTAGGTCCGGAAATACCTAAACCTTTGGCAATGGTTTTAAAAATGAATTCGAAAGTGCAGTTTTCGCTGTTTAAAATAAAGCGTTCATTTACAACATCACTTTCCATCAGGTCAATCATACTGCGGCTTACGTCACGAACATCAACATAACCGGTAATTCCTTTGGTATAGTATTTTAAACCTTTGGCAACGGTTTTAAACAGAAGAGAACTTCCCTTATCCCATTGTCCGGGACCAATAATAATTGACGGGTTCACAATCACAGCATTCAATCCTTCTTCTATTCCTCTCCAAACCTCCAATTCCGATTTAAATTTACTGATTGAATAACCTGATCTTTTTTCTTCCGGACTCCAGGGAGTCT is a genomic window containing:
- a CDS encoding NAD-dependent epimerase/dehydratase family protein, whose amino-acid sequence is MILVTGGTGLVGSHLLFDLLSKGNKVRALKRKSSDTELVRATFSYYTQNAGKLFDTIEWFDGDMLDPFSLEDALDGIEDVYHCAALVSFRKEDRNNMQDINVEGTRNLVNACLEANIRKFCMVSSIAALGSPEEKDNTVNEKTPWSPEEKRSGYSISKFKSELEVWRGIEEGLNAVIVNPSIIIGPGQWDKGSSLLFKTVAKGLKYYTKGITGYVDVRDVSRSMIDLMESDVVNERFILNSENCTFEFIFKTIAKGLGISGPTKYASPKMTEIAWRIAYLKKIFLFTPAGFTKENARSAHNIKHYSNQKIKEALNFEFIPVEKSIEDTLKHYPKQKVVTI